GGAGATTATGACTGGGGTGTTTATGCTTTTGCCTACTTGTATATATCTCCAAATTTTTCTAGCAGAAACATGAAGTTGTTAAATGGGCCCATCCAGACATTAGAGGTAAACTTGTTTATAATTTctctcttgatattttttttaattttttttagtttcGGTAAATTTTCACTTGTTGATTATATTTGTTGGTTGTTATGCCTGattagttttgggggtatgaatatcTCGGCATATGTCGACCATCTCCCAATCTTCCCAAAGATACAGATCCAAATACCATATGGCctggagaaaaaaaaaaacgaaacactTTTGTCATCGTTACCCCTAGCATTGCACTAGAAGGTCTCATTGCAGATAATGTAACATGGCACCCGTGGGCGTCTTCCAGGACATTGTTAGATTATGATGGTGTACTCATGGATTTAGTTCTTTCGAAAAGAAGAGTTGGATTTGGTCATCTTATAAAGGTAAGTGGAGTTTTCTTTTATGTGCccgctattattattattattcactCCATGGTTAACCTATTCATATATTTTGTACAGTCTATCCAGTATTTGGGAGATCGTTGTTGGAGGAAAAATCACCCTTTATTTTATATCTTTAATAACCCACCCCAGAAAGAATATTTGTACGCGGATAGGGAGATTGTGGAGAATCAGTTGGGAGATAATGTTTGGCCTGATGCTACAGACTTTGTAAATAAGGTGTCATATGATGTGGATATGGAGTATTGGCAGCAGGTTAGGAGTTTTGGAGTAACCGTCGGTACAGTTGATTAGGGTGCTCAATTTTATGCGTATGAAGGTGGTATAGTCAAAGTCACAGTTGAGAGCCGTAATGAACATgttcctgttagagcactgctcggtcgaactcgcaagcgttgttatctcaagcttgttgtcaagtttatttgccaaaactataagtcttgatttctagtttacttatagctaagtctcggattatgatagaaagtgtagttgagcattagacttcagggcgttcatcgattgaaaacgaagaactactaaggggagcttgtggaacttcatcaacaaaaggtatgtggaggcttgaactcacctatcactcaaaagtctatctactctatctcctatttgagacaaaagtcgtataactatatagacttcgattatacacatttgatatttcgagctaagtttaactcgcttacatatttctcgaaatatgtgttggtaagctttcgttttaccaagttcatcttatattgttGACGAAAGTcagaagatgatcatgtgaaaatcgcatggtaacatcttacattacttgtgtgagacagtcatttgatatagactcagaatgtttcgtattgatcattcgctcacttgaaaattgcttcgaagctaatagtttgtgtgagacaactattgtcgaattctaagaatgtttcaatgattgaaacgggaGTTTGGAACAAATAAGCatgattggatatatcacagtaagtgtacttgtatgctaattgttgcaagttattccaagtcagggaatcatagtatgcatacccgtaagcgtactggttggttaatgaaagtccgggaacttagtatgcataccggtatgcgtactagcgtgagtttcaagttctgggatttaactgagtttggaaggtatgcatacccattcgcatactggcgaacccaaacttagtccgtccacttaggtatgcgtacccgtttgcatacttgagtaggttatgttctaaaatcgggttgttcatgaactaatacatttatataataaggaattcaatcttttgcaaaccatggatataatattcatgaattgattcgagtgaatcaaaatcgattttgctttaattgtgtcttatatacttctatgagaatataaacaattgaacaactctagaactagttttatttgagtcatttgaactagttacggttaagatgaataaggttgatatgaaagtgttcatatggctaacttcggttaactatggttgagccaacaaggtgtatacgtttaggtacggttactcatatctaaatgaagtcacttttcatttgtgtgtaacaatctaagttcgatctaacagttgaaagatattagcttgagtcttatcaggttttcatctaatggtgaatattgaatgctttgttaccaaggtaacattgattgcaaaccctaatttgaagactatataagggagaactctagcaactgggaaacctaatccccacacctcttgtgtgataatagttgcgactagagtcgattctcctttaaccttaggttttttccaaaaccctgtaggttaacgacttgaagacttcattgggattgtgaagccagacccaactatttctctgtagttgcgtgttctgatcttgatgttttctatcgtgattgagtactatcttatctaagatttgctcgaaatttaatctccgataggaaagataaaaagtagtcacaaacatcttcgtctcatcgtttgtgattcgacaatatcttgtttcactgccatacgattaagattattgtgaagtgattgatattactaagatgttcttcgagaatataaatcTGGTGtaacaattggttcttgttcaccttgatttatcaaaaggcggaacaaaacttctaggtatttctgcgggagacatatttatctattaagtagacttttctatgtgagacagattggtttatcaagtcttcgactttgggtcgtagcaactcttagttgtgggtgaaatcaactaagagaatcaagtgcgtagagtcttgctgggattcagaggggtaaggaacgcgactgtaccttgatcagtgtgagagtggttatagctcaactacattccagtccgacgttaacttggagtaggctagtgtctgtagcggcttaatacagtgtggcattcaaatctggactaggtcacaggttttttctgcatttgcggtttcctcgttaacaaaattttctagtgtatgtgttatttctttttcgcattatatttgtttatataactgaaatatcacaggttgtgcgtatgttcaatcagtttgtgaatccggcctttgggttgttgattaaattgattg
This DNA window, taken from Papaver somniferum cultivar HN1 chromosome 3, ASM357369v1, whole genome shotgun sequence, encodes the following:
- the LOC113359922 gene encoding protein MAINTENANCE OF MERISTEMS-like, which translates into the protein MDGKRTNKNKRPTPSGDVPIESADEVVDYGVYKGECYEGEELQQDGKPFQWTCDATTLKFLKEYFKPSFLSSVGNNVVLIERLTRAFFMYCLGTFFLSNANNYIYVGWLASFENVKDVGDYDWGVYAFAYLYISPNFSSRNMKLLNGPIQTLEFWGYEYLGICRPSPNLPKDTDPNTIWPGEKKKRNTFVIVTPSIALEGLIADNVTWHPWASSRTLLDYDGVLMDLVLSKRRVGFGHLIKSIQYLGDRCWRKNHPLFYIFNNPPQKEYLYADREIVENQLGDNVWPDATDFVNKVSYDVDMEYWQQVRSFGVTVGTVD